TAGGTCAATTGTCACGCAGTAGATAGAGGCAACGGAGCGCGATCGCCCTTTAAGCTAAAAATCGTACCTAACATTACCCTCAATCGCTATGAGTTCCCCTCGCCGTAAAGAAATTCTACGCGGAGTTTTGGCTGTCGCCATCATCATTGTCGGCATCACCCACTTCCTCAGACCCGAACAATATGCCAAAATTGTCCCGCCACCTTATCCCCCGCTGGCTTCCGTTTACCTCAGCGGCTTTTTTGAGATTTTAGGGGGAATTGGCTTAACTGTACCTTTTGTCAGCGTCGCAGCAGCTTGGGGTCTAATTGCTCTATTTATCGCCGTATTTCCAGCCAATATCTACATGACGCTGCACAATATCCCCATTGAAGGCATCCCCCACAGTCAACTGCTGTATATCCTCAGACTTCCCTTTCAAATCGTGTTAATTGCCTGGGCTTACTGGTATACTCGCAATCCAGAAACGCAACTAGGAACCTCAGAAGCCAAGGAAAAGGCAGAATCTTTAACGCAACAGTAGCCGATGCTCGTTCCCCAGAGATATTCGCCACTGCGATCGCCATGCCATAAATCAAAATTTCTACCCTATAGAA
The genomic region above belongs to Desertifilum tharense IPPAS B-1220 and contains:
- a CDS encoding DoxX family protein, whose amino-acid sequence is MSSPRRKEILRGVLAVAIIIVGITHFLRPEQYAKIVPPPYPPLASVYLSGFFEILGGIGLTVPFVSVAAAWGLIALFIAVFPANIYMTLHNIPIEGIPHSQLLYILRLPFQIVLIAWAYWYTRNPETQLGTSEAKEKAESLTQQ